AATCGGCGCAGTTCAGCGGGCAGGTCATCGGTCCGATCATCGGCGGTCAGATCGCCGTAATGTTCGGACTCCCGGCGGTGTTCTTCATGACGGCGATCCTGCTCGTGTTGTGCAGCCTGCTGGCCAATCGGGCACGCGCCGTGAGCGCACGACTATCCCATCAACCGGCCTGAGGACTTCAGCGCCCAGTGCGTGCAGGACGTGGAGGCCGTGTAGGGCGGCGCGCAGTTGCCGACGTCGCCAGCGCCTCCTCGAGAAACGCCATCAGCGCCTGCAGACGTGCGGTGCGTCCGCGACGCGTCGGCACCAGCAGCGTAACGGGCGCACTGTCGAAGTCCCAGTCTGCGAGCACGCGCACGAGACGTCCCGCTGCCACGGCCTCGCGGGTGTCCCACTCGGAACGCAGCACGAGTCCCAGCCCCTGCTCCGCCCACTCCCGTGCGACGCTGCCGTCGTTGGTCGTATACGCAGGCACCACGCGCACACTGTCGCGCGCCGGGGCACGCCGGGACGACGGGGGGGCGGCGTTGGAAGACGTCTTCGTCCGACGTCGGAACCGCCACAGTGAAGCGTCTTCGTCGTTCTCCCGAATGCAGATGCAGCGATGCTGGAGTAGCGCGTGCGGCTCGGTCGGCGTGCCGTGTCGTTGCAGGTAGGCGGGACTTGCGCACAGCCAGCGGTCGTTCGGCGCAAGCGGCCGCGCAATCCACGACGAATCGCGCACGGCGCCCACATGAATGACGGCGTCCGAATCGTGTTTGTCCGGCCACGGGGTTTCACGCAGTTCGAGTTGCAGCTTCAAATCAGGGTGCAACAGCCCGAAGCGCGCAAGGACCGGGGCCACGTGGTGCCGTCCATAGCCGAATGGGGCCGAAATGCGCAGCGAGCCCGTCAGGCGCTTGTCTTCACGTCGAAACGACTCGGGCAGCGCGTCCAGTTGCGCGAGCAACGCCGAGCCTTCGCGGGCCAGACGCTCGCCTTCGGCCGTCAGGCTGAGCTGACGCGAGGTGCGTGTCGCGAGCGCCAGTCCGAGCAACGCTTCGAGTTTGCGCAGACGAGCGGACAATGCGGG
The Pandoraea oxalativorans genome window above contains:
- a CDS encoding LysR substrate-binding domain-containing protein, whose protein sequence is MIQIEDLRLIEALSQSASLSAAARMLNVTPPALSARLRKLEALLGLALATRTSRQLSLTAEGERLAREGSALLAQLDALPESFRREDKRLTGSLRISAPFGYGRHHVAPVLARFGLLHPDLKLQLELRETPWPDKHDSDAVIHVGAVRDSSWIARPLAPNDRWLCASPAYLQRHGTPTEPHALLQHRCICIRENDEDASLWRFRRRTKTSSNAAPPSSRRAPARDSVRVVPAYTTNDGSVAREWAEQGLGLVLRSEWDTREAVAAGRLVRVLADWDFDSAPVTLLVPTRRGRTARLQALMAFLEEALATSATARRPTRPPRPARTGR